TCGCGAAGTTCCTCACCCTCAACACCCACCCCGCGCTGTGCCCGGCGTTCCCCGGCATGCACGGCCCGCGCGACGCCCTCGACCACGGCGTCAAGGTCACCGGCGCCACGCTCTTCGTCGTCGACGCGGGCGTCGACACCGGTCCGATCGTGGCGCAGGTGCCGGTCACGGTGGAGGAGGGCGACGACGTCGCGTCGCTGCACGAGCGGATCAAGACCGCGGAGCGCGCCATGCTGGTCGAGGCGGTCGGGCGGATCGCGCGGGAGGGGATCACGGTCGAGGGCCGCCGGGTTCGCATCGGCGCCGGTGCTCGGTAGGGTTCGACCACACGACTGGCGCAGGTGGGCCACCACCAGGGAGTGACGCGCGAGGGCATCGAACGCCTGGGTGCCCCCGACTCGAAACCGACCGAGGAGTCCCGTGTCCCCTGAAGCCGCTGAGGCCCGCACCCCGATCAAGCGAGCACTCGTCTCCGTCTACG
This genomic stretch from Nocardioides renjunii harbors:
- the purN gene encoding phosphoribosylglycinamide formyltransferase — its product is MQQPTRLVVLVSGSGTNLQALLDACTDPAYGARVVAVGADRDGIEGLARAERAGVPTFVRSLSDFETRDGWDAALATVVERFEPNLVVSAGFMKLLSTDFLAKFLTLNTHPALCPAFPGMHGPRDALDHGVKVTGATLFVVDAGVDTGPIVAQVPVTVEEGDDVASLHERIKTAERAMLVEAVGRIAREGITVEGRRVRIGAGAR